A single window of Pseudarthrobacter defluvii DNA harbors:
- a CDS encoding murein hydrolase activator EnvC family protein yields the protein MRPSVLLAALLLLPASVASPGPAFQYGSPVAGQSFPGQSAAVQPEWTTAAAGVGARPSWQWPLAPRPRVLRSFDPPPKPWLSGHRGVDLDFAAGTQVVSPAAGTVSFVGVVVDRPVITIDHGGGLRSSFEPVDSPLVAGSAVAAGQVIGTAVPGHCPAAQCLHWGVREGEVYVNPLQFVLDLRPSILLPLPGPP from the coding sequence ATGAGACCATCAGTCCTCCTGGCCGCACTCCTGCTGCTGCCGGCGTCGGTGGCCTCCCCCGGCCCGGCTTTCCAGTACGGCAGCCCAGTTGCGGGGCAGTCATTCCCGGGCCAGTCCGCGGCTGTCCAGCCGGAATGGACGACGGCGGCTGCCGGGGTGGGTGCCAGGCCCTCCTGGCAGTGGCCGCTCGCACCGCGTCCGCGCGTGCTGCGGAGTTTCGATCCCCCGCCCAAGCCCTGGCTCAGTGGGCACCGCGGCGTGGACCTGGACTTCGCCGCGGGCACGCAGGTGGTGTCGCCCGCGGCGGGAACGGTCAGCTTCGTGGGGGTGGTGGTGGACCGGCCCGTCATCACCATCGACCACGGGGGCGGGCTGCGCAGCAGTTTCGAACCGGTGGACAGCCCACTGGTTGCCGGCTCCGCCGTGGCTGCCGGCCAGGTGATCGGAACGGCCGTACCCGGTCACTGCCCGGCGGCCCAGTGCCTGCACTGGGGAGTGCGGGAAGGAGAGGTCTACGTCAATCCCCTGCAGTTCGTCCTGGACCTTCGCCCGTCCATCCTGCTTCCATTGCCGGGCCCACCGTAG